TTCGATGAACCCTTTTTATCCTTAAGACATCAAGGATTGATACTTGGACCTGATGGTCAAAAAATGAGTAAGTCCAAGGGTAACACCATATCTCCAGATGACTGTATACAAAAATATGGTTCAGATGTATTTAGAATGTACTTAATGTTCGGATTTGATTATGCCGAAGGTGGTGCCTGGAACGATGACGGTATCAAATCCATGAGTAAATTTGTAGATAGAATTGAAAGAATTGTAGGCAGCATAACAGAACTTATAAATAGTGGTAAGAACTTCAAAAATTCAATGGATACTGCAGAAAAGGAATTGAATTACTCAAGAAATTATTCAATAAAATCTGTATCAGAAGATGCAGGCAAGTTTCAATTTAACACAGCTATTGCTAGAATTATGGAATTCACAAATTCACTTTATAAATATATTCAGGAGGATACTAAAAACATATCCCTTTTAAAAGATACTATACTTGATTTTATAAAGATAATAGCTCCTTTCGCACCTCACTTTGCAGAGGAACAATGGGAGGTATTAGGACAAAAATATTCTATATTTAATGAAAAATGGCCTGAATTTGACCCTAAAGCTTTAGTAAAAGAAGAAGTAGAAATAGCCATTCAAATAAACGGTAAAATTAAGGCTAAAATAAATATACCTACAAATTTAAATGATGAACAAATAAAAGAGCTATCTATATCCAATGATAATATTACACCTTTATTAGAAGGAAAAAACATAAAAAAAATTATAGTAGTAAAAGGAAGACTTGTAAATATAGTAGTTAAACCTTAACCACCAGTTCACTGGTGGTTTTTTATTATCTATTGTTTATAAATTTTAAGTAATTTTTCTGTAGCTCTTAACAAATTCACTAACTCAAATACTTCTCCCTCTTCAATTAATTTATTTAACTGTCCTTGATACCTTGTTGCTTCAACTAGCTTACCCATGGATGACAATGTCAATATATTATTCATTATATCAGAAACTAAATTGGATTTTACTTCAAATAATTTTTGGGCATCCTTTATCTCGTCTTTGATTTGGAGCATTTGCTCATCCAGCTGAAATGCAGCATCTGCGGCATTTTTAAGTTTTAATTTAATATGATCGGGAATATCCTGCTTGTATTTATAATTTAAGGAATGTTCTATAGTAGCCCAAAAATTCATGGCAAGTGTTCTTATCTGAAATTCTGCCAGTATTTCCATTTCCCCCTCTGCCATATTAACGGGATACTTAATTATTACGTGATAACTTCTATAACCGCTTTCTTTTACATTATCTATATAATCTTTTTCATACATTATATTCATATCTTTTCTATTTCTCACTATCTTAACCACTTTATCTATGTCATCTACAAACTGGCACATAATCCTTATACCTGCTATATCTTCTATTTCATATCTTATTCTATCAAGTGGTATGTTAAACTTATTAGCTTTCTCTAATATACTCGATATCTCTTTTACCCTGCCCGTAACAAATTCTATTGGCGAATATTCATTCCTTCTTCTATATTCTTTTCGTATGCTTCTAAATTTCACTTTTAATTCTTCTACAGCTTGGTCATATGGTATTAAAAATGTTTTCCATTCCCCTATAGCCATATAAATCACCTCCAACAGAAAAGTATATAATAACATTATATCAAATATACTAAAAATATATGATTTTAATCTCCATGTTTGATATAATAATTATACTAATTAGTGGAGGTGATACAGACGTGCTTGATAACACATTTTCAACTTCAGACACTTCAGAGAAGAAGAATCATCTATATGATGAAGATAAGCAAAAATTAATGCTTTACAATAAAAAGATAACTTGTCCCGTTTGCAGTACAATATTTAATGCTAAGGCTATAAAAAAATCCTCATATAGAATATTAAAAAAAGACTCTGATCTTTTTATAAGATATTCAATTATAAATCCATATTTTTATGATGTATGGGTATGTGATAGATGCGGTTATGCATCTATAAAAAGTGATTTTGAAAATTTAAGTGACTATGATGCAAATATAATAAGAACTGAAATTTTACCAAAATGGCATAGTAAAAATTACCCTGAAGTATATAATCTAAATTTAGCAATACAAAGGTACAAACTATCTCTTTTAAATTATGATATTATCAAAGCCAGAGCCAGTAAAAAAGCAATTAACCTGCTAAAAATAGCATGGATGTTTCGATTAAAAGAAGATAAAAAAAGTGAACTGGAGTATTTAAATTATGCCCTGGAAAATTTCAAAAACGCCTACTATAATGAGAATTTCCCTATATGCGGTATGGATAGATTTACTACTATGTACCTTATAGGTGAAATATGCAGACGTACTGATAGAGAAGAGGAATCCTTAATATGGTTTGGACAAGTAATAACCGCTCCTACAGCATCACAAAAAATTAAAAATATGGCTCGTGATCAAAAAGATTTGATAAAAACCAACTTAGAGGATACAAACTCTGAAGATAATTTAAAAGATAATAAAAAACAAAATATTTTTTCTAAGTTTCACAAATAATATTTAAATCTTACAGGTTAAGTGCAAATTAAATTTGTTTTAAAAACATTTTAAACTTGCAGTATAGCCTGTAATTTACTTCATAGTATCCTTATCGGATTAAAATTTATGTAATCTGCGGAAGTTACTATGTATTCCACTCCATTTACAACTCCAGTTATAGATTTTGAAAGAGATTCTCCATGAAGGTGTCCATATATAACTTTTTCTACACCATAATTTTCAAATATACATCTAAAATCAGAATTCATAAATTTTTCTCCTATAGGGGGATAGTGAATCATCACTATAAATTTATCATATCCTGCTTTCACTGCGGAATTTAAAGAATTTTTCATTCTCAAAAGCTCCCTATTATATATTTTATCATCATGGGTTGAAAAATTTTCACTTCCTGGACAAATCCATCCCCTAGTGCCACATATGGCATAATCTTTATATCCAAAAAAATTATTTTGTATGAAATTCATATCTTCATACAAATTGTTTAATTTGGTAATACTGCTCCACCAATAATCATGATTGCCTTTTACCAAAATCTTTCTTCCAGGCAGATTATGAATCCACTCTAAATCACCAAATCCTGATTTTATATTCATAGACCAGGATATGTCTCCTGCTACAAGTATTGTATCTTCCCCAGTTATATTATCAATCCAATTTTTTTTTATTTTATTATCATGTTCTATCCAATTATATCCAAAAACACCCATGGGTTTATTCCCAGTTATATCTAAATGTAAATCTGATATTGCAAATAGTGCCACACAATCACCTTCTACTTATATTTTCGTCTACATCTACTACATAGGCTATCACTTTTGCCACTGCATCATATAGTTCAATAGGTATACTATTTCCTATATCCACATTACTCAAAAGATTAGTAAGTTCCTGGTCATAAACTATAGGTATATTGCTTTCCCTTGCTTTATTCAATATGTTGTCCGCTATTTGTCCAATACCTGCTGCAGTAACCATAGGTGCTTCATATGTTGGTTCATACTTTAAAGCTACTGCTTTTTTCCTATTTTTCATAACATTCTCCCCATTTATTTCTCAGATATTTTTACCTCCTGTAATCATGCCCTGGTATTCAACATTCCTATATCATTATCATCAAAAAATTCTCTACAAGCAGCTATGTTCATCTCTTCTTTTTTTTCGTGAAATTCAATATCTATATTATACCCTATGTTTGATAAACTCTCCAGTATTGTTTCATATCCTTGTTTCATTAAGCCTATCCACTCCTTATTGCATTTAATATCTATATTCATATTGATATTATTCACCGTTAGATATGCATCTACTATTCCCATATTTTCAGTACTTATAGATGTTATTATCTTCACATTAGTTGCATCTATTTTTTTCCCCTTTTTTCTATCATCTTTAATCATAAGTTTGCACTGATAATCCATGTCATTTAAATTTATAGGCAAATCCATATAATAATAAGAATTAGATATGGTGTTAAATAACTTAAAATCATTTACATTGCTATTTAATTGAGAAATTATATTTTTAGAAAATTTATTTTCACTATCATTATTTTGTTCTAAAAATGTTCTTATTATATCTTTCATTTCATCTGTTTTCATATTTATCTGTTCTTTTATATGGTTTACCATTTCATCCATATTACCTGCAATCACATTTAAATCTTTAGAAGTTCGAGACGTTGTTCCTTTTTCCTTTTCAAAATAGTTAAGTATATTATCTAATTTCTCTTTGATCCCCTCTTCCTGTATATCTTTAGGACTAATATTTTTATTTATATCTAACGATTGGTCATTTTTAGTCTGTGATTTATCTTCGCCATTGATACTTTTTATCTCCTCTGAGAATTCATTTGGTTTATCTATATTTTCTGTCATTATACTAGGTCTTAAATCTGTATTTGTTTTTTCTCCATTTGCATAAGTAACTTTTCCATCTGTATTTAAATTACCTACTATATTGTCTTGCTGTTTTTTATATATACCAGATTCTTTTGCATTTTCAGTATTTTCTATGCTCTTATAAGTTAATTCATCAGCTTTTAGAATATCCCCTAAATATTTTATTTCATTATATATAGTACCTTCCTCTTTAAACACTTTATTAAAGCTTTTTATATTATCTTCATTTAATTCTATATTGTTTTCTAGTAGAATAAATAAGTCTTCTTTGCTTATATTTTTTAGTTCGCTAAAGAAATTCTTAAGGGTATCTTTTATAAAATTTCCTTTTTGGCTATCAGATTCTACATTTTTACTAAGCAAATAATTTTTTATAAATGTATCTTCCTCTGTAGGATTTTCTTTTATTTTATTTATAAAATCTATAGTGGTTTTTATGTTAGAAATATTCTCCTTGGTAAGCGGTATTTCACTTTTTACCATTTTCTCTATGATATCATAATCTTCACTGTTTAAGTTAAGGGAATTTTCTTTAATAAAAAGTCTTATGGAATCTTTACTCTGATTTTGTCCTTTTTCTTCTGCCGTGACAATTTTTAGTTTTAATTTATCATTTTCAAATCCTTCTACCTGAAGCCTTATAAGCTTATTTTCCACGATACTTTCAGGATTATCTATTTGGGCTGAAAATTTCCAACCATCTAAGAGTTTCAAAAGTATTTCTCCTGTATATTTATTTAAATTTAATACCCTAGCAGAAAATTTTTCTCCTATTTCAAAAGACAACTTTGCAGATATTTGTTTACTATTCATGTTATATACACTATTTACATTCCATATTCCCGCCAACTTAATCACCCTTTATAATTTATTAAAAATATCTCTTAATTGAAATTATCGTATACAATTACTGTTTTATAAAGTGAAAATACAATAAAAAAATCTGGAGACATGTCCCAGATTTTTAGTTGCTATTTTGTGCTAAATTTTTACTTTTTGAGAGTTCTTTATTTTGTTATGTTCCTGCTTTAACAGAGGTGAAACACTCTTGTAAAGAACTAGTGTTAAAATGGTAAGAGTTATACCTTTTAACAAGTTAAATGGAACAATAGCCAGTAATACAAATGTATTCAAATCCGTTATGCTGCTGTTTATTTTTGCTGCCATATCCACCATTGCACTTATAGGGAAATTAAGCGCTCTCTCATAAAGTGGAAGCAATATGAAATAATTCAAAAGTCCTGCTGCTATTGACATTGCAATAGTGGCTGCCCCTAAACTTATCACTGCCACCTTTCTGGTCTTATGCCTGTTATATATATACCCCGCTGTAAAAACTAAAACAGAACCTACTGCAAAGTTTGCAAGTTCTCCTACAAATGCAGTTTTTCCATTGAATATTCCATGAAGTACATTTTTCAAAAACTCTATGGCAATTCCAGCTCCAGGTCCTAATGCAAAAGTTCCAATTAAAGCCGGCAAATCGCTTATATCCATTTTTAAAAATGTCGGAAATATAGGAATTGCAACTTCTATGAACATAAATAAAAATCCTATTACGCCTAACAATGATACCTTCACTAATCTGTTTAATTTACTACTGTTCATTTTAAATACCCTCCTAAAATATTAAGTATAATCTCCTAGGTGAATAATAAAATAAAAAAACCCGGCAAAAACACCAGGGCTAATAAACATACTATTCTATCTTCTCCCATCCAGACTCTACTGTCGGCTTCAGAATTTCACTGAATCATGCTGCACACGCAGCTCGCGGGCTATACCGCCGGTGGGGAATTTCACCCCGCCCTGAAGATTATATTTTAATTTTTATAAGTTCATTATAATACTTTTAACGACAAAATTCAATACATTGTTAAAATAATTTTTATCTATTAATAAATATTTATAACTAATTATGTTAATTTTATATTCATTTTTCTGCTATTTCATACTGAGTGAAATTCTTTTTCTCTTTTCATCAACTTCAAGTACAGTTACATTGACAATATCTCCCACCCGGACTACATCTAGTGGATGCTTTATAAATTTATCAGACAGCTGACTTATATGTACTAAACCATCCTGATGAACACCTATATCTACAAAAGCACCAAAATCTGCTACATTTCTGACTGTACCTGTAAGTGTCATTCCTGTTTTAAGCTGGTTTATATCAACTATTCCTGTTTTCAATATAGGTTTTGGCAGTTCCTCTCTTGGATCTCTCCCTGGCTTCTTTATTTCTTTCATTATATCCTTTAAAGTAGGAATACCTATATCAAGTTCCCGTGATACATTATCTATACTAATCTTTTCAACTCTATTTTCTATATCTACAAGACCGCTATTTTTCAAGTCTTTATCACTATACCCAAGGGTTTTCAAGAGCTTTTTAGCAGCACTATAGGATTCTGGATGTACTGAGGTATTATCAAGAGGTTCATCACTTTCCATAACCCTTAAAAATCCTGCACATTGTTCAAAAGCCTTTGCTCCCAGTCTCTTAACCTTTAAAAGCTCTTTTCTATTTTTAAACTTACCATTCTCTTCTCTATAAGCTACAATATTTTCGGCTATAGCTGAATTTATTCCAGATATATAAGATAGTAAAGAAGCCGTTGCCATATTTAAATCTACTCCCACACTATTTACACAATCCTCTACAATACCCTTTAGCGACTCATCCAATTTTTTTGGTGAAACATCATGTTGATATTGACCTACCCCTATGGATTTAGGATCTATTTTCACAAGTTCCGCCAGAGGATCCTGCAGTCTTCTTCCTATGGATATAGCTCCTCTTAGTGATACATTTATATCGGGATATTCTTTTGCAGCCAGTTCCGAAGCAGAATATACAGAAGCTCCAGCTTCTGATACCACCACATAATAAACATCCTTATTTTTTTCTTCTTTTATTTCTTTTATAAGTCTGCCAATTACTTCTTCTGATTCTCTACTTGCTGTGCCATTTCCAAGAGATATCACACTAACATCATATCTATACACTAAATTCTTTAATATCTTTAGAGAACCTTCTACATCATTTTGAGGCGCTGTAGCATAAACTGTAGCAGTATTTAGAAGTTTTCCCGTATCATCTAAAACTGCTATTTTACATCCTGTTCTAAATCCAGGATCATATCCAAGCACATTTTTTCCTTTTATAGGTGGCTGCATTAAAAGTGCTTTTAAA
This genomic interval from Clostridium kluyveri contains the following:
- a CDS encoding GTP pyrophosphokinase translates to MAIGEWKTFLIPYDQAVEELKVKFRSIRKEYRRRNEYSPIEFVTGRVKEISSILEKANKFNIPLDRIRYEIEDIAGIRIMCQFVDDIDKVVKIVRNRKDMNIMYEKDYIDNVKESGYRSYHVIIKYPVNMAEGEMEILAEFQIRTLAMNFWATIEHSLNYKYKQDIPDHIKLKLKNAADAAFQLDEQMLQIKDEIKDAQKLFEVKSNLVSDIMNNILTLSSMGKLVEATRYQGQLNKLIEEGEVFELVNLLRATEKLLKIYKQ
- a CDS encoding DUF2225 domain-containing protein; amino-acid sequence: MLDNTFSTSDTSEKKNHLYDEDKQKLMLYNKKITCPVCSTIFNAKAIKKSSYRILKKDSDLFIRYSIINPYFYDVWVCDRCGYASIKSDFENLSDYDANIIRTEILPKWHSKNYPEVYNLNLAIQRYKLSLLNYDIIKARASKKAINLLKIAWMFRLKEDKKSELEYLNYALENFKNAYYNENFPICGMDRFTTMYLIGEICRRTDREEESLIWFGQVITAPTASQKIKNMARDQKDLIKTNLEDTNSEDNLKDNKKQNIFSKFHK
- a CDS encoding metallophosphoesterase, producing the protein MALFAISDLHLDITGNKPMGVFGYNWIEHDNKIKKNWIDNITGEDTILVAGDISWSMNIKSGFGDLEWIHNLPGRKILVKGNHDYWWSSITKLNNLYEDMNFIQNNFFGYKDYAICGTRGWICPGSENFSTHDDKIYNRELLRMKNSLNSAVKAGYDKFIVMIHYPPIGEKFMNSDFRCIFENYGVEKVIYGHLHGESLSKSITGVVNGVEYIVTSADYINFNPIRIL
- a CDS encoding EscU/YscU/HrcU family type III secretion system export apparatus switch protein, which translates into the protein MKNRKKAVALKYEPTYEAPMVTAAGIGQIADNILNKARESNIPIVYDQELTNLLSNVDIGNSIPIELYDAVAKVIAYVVDVDENISRR
- a CDS encoding ECF transporter S component; this encodes MNSSKLNRLVKVSLLGVIGFLFMFIEVAIPIFPTFLKMDISDLPALIGTFALGPGAGIAIEFLKNVLHGIFNGKTAFVGELANFAVGSVLVFTAGYIYNRHKTRKVAVISLGAATIAMSIAAGLLNYFILLPLYERALNFPISAMVDMAAKINSSITDLNTFVLLAIVPFNLLKGITLTILTLVLYKSVSPLLKQEHNKIKNSQKVKI
- a CDS encoding Tex family protein, which codes for MNDIVDILVRELDVNEKYINNVIELLDSGNTVPFIARYRKELTGSMSDVTLRKLAERLIYLRNLKARKEDVIRIIEEQGKLTEKLKKSVESCTTLTEVEDIYRPYKPKKRTRAIIAKEKGLEPLAQIMLGGNFKDNIEEYAEKFINEEKDVNSTEDALSGAVDIISEIISDEAKYRKWIRKFVQDNGTIETKGESEEPTPYEMYYDYHEAIKSIPPHRILAINRGEKEKILSVKITCDMNKIIEYLKGECLKGNKVTDSYIERSVEDSLKRLIYPSIEREVRSELTDMGEEGAIKIFKANLKALLMQPPIKGKNVLGYDPGFRTGCKIAVLDDTGKLLNTATVYATAPQNDVEGSLKILKNLVYRYDVSVISLGNGTASRESEEVIGRLIKEIKEEKNKDVYYVVVSEAGASVYSASELAAKEYPDINVSLRGAISIGRRLQDPLAELVKIDPKSIGVGQYQHDVSPKKLDESLKGIVEDCVNSVGVDLNMATASLLSYISGINSAIAENIVAYREENGKFKNRKELLKVKRLGAKAFEQCAGFLRVMESDEPLDNTSVHPESYSAAKKLLKTLGYSDKDLKNSGLVDIENRVEKISIDNVSRELDIGIPTLKDIMKEIKKPGRDPREELPKPILKTGIVDINQLKTGMTLTGTVRNVADFGAFVDIGVHQDGLVHISQLSDKFIKHPLDVVRVGDIVNVTVLEVDEKRKRISLSMK